In Camelus ferus isolate YT-003-E chromosome 10, BCGSAC_Cfer_1.0, whole genome shotgun sequence, the following proteins share a genomic window:
- the PTPRCAP gene encoding protein tyrosine phosphatase receptor type C-associated protein, which produces MDLPCALGLWTLLALPGTLGSDGGAKDSGGSNSVTVVLLLLLLLLLVTGLALAWRRLSRDSGGYYHPARLGAALWGRTRRLFWASPPGRWLRTRAELESPDEEPERQEDEQDMEDDYDLGVSREEAESQEEEQRCGERPSPQQVSEPALEAHNDDAEGGLGLASQGPAGSGGSAEALLSDLHAFAGSAAWDDSDRAAGGQGLHVTAL; this is translated from the exons ATG GACCTGCCCTGTGCCCTAGGGCTCTGGACACTGCTGGCCCTGCCGGGGACCCTGGGCTCAGATGGAGGTGCCAAGGACAGCGGCGGCTCCAACTCAGTCACTgttgtcctgctgctgctgctgctcctgctgctggtcACTGGCCTGGCACTGGCTTGGCGCCGCCTCAGCCGGGACTCGGGGGGCTACTACCACCCGGCCCGCCTGGGTGCCGCGCTGTGGGGCCGCACTCGTCGCCTGTTCTGGGCCAGCCCGCCAGGCCGATGGCTCCGGACCAGGGCTGAGCTGGAGTCGCCAGATGAGGAGCCAGAGCGGCAGGAGGATGAGCAGGACATGGAAGATGACTACGACCTGGGAGTTAGCCGGGAAGAGGCTGAATCCCAGGAAGAGGAGCAGCGATGCGGGGAGAGGCCCAGCCCACAGCAGGTCTCAGAGCCGGCTTTGGAGGCACATAACGATGATGCCGAagggggcctgggcctggcctcccAGGGGCCAGCAGGATCAGGGGGCAGTGCCGAGGCCCTACTGAGTGACCTGCACGCCTTTGCTGGAAGCGCAGCCTGGGACGACAGCGATagggcagctgggggccagggtcTCCACGTCACCGCACTGTAG